In the genome of Coraliomargarita algicola, one region contains:
- a CDS encoding PEP-CTERM sorting domain-containing protein — translation MRFNRLHPILFAAAIGAASSAIAATEYTETFTVSSSSTFSSVGWNVYLKADSSVNDLSSTGGSSIAEIWSTDYGYIRTQNEVGYSTTDGPALMFTTEPTSVLDTTNISSISKLSVGIRADGSGTDIAEGRFAIQIGSQWYVSAISATSNSNLGPPSSSNLPEEFTTLETAALFDFSDGNNWHELTVALGSEGEISIAGSATGGTLSGDVTAFGIYAKNGANGDHFRIDNYTVVVPEPSTIILPALVGIGLMLRRRHN, via the coding sequence ATGAGATTTAATCGACTACACCCAATTCTATTTGCCGCGGCTATCGGAGCCGCTTCGTCAGCCATAGCTGCCACGGAATATACGGAAACCTTTACCGTGAGCAGTTCATCCACCTTTTCCTCAGTCGGCTGGAACGTATATCTCAAAGCTGACAGCAGTGTTAACGACCTATCCAGCACTGGAGGCAGTAGCATAGCTGAAATATGGAGCACTGACTATGGCTACATAAGGACGCAAAATGAGGTAGGCTATAGCACAACAGATGGCCCCGCGCTCATGTTCACAACGGAGCCCACGTCGGTCCTCGACACAACCAACATTTCAAGTATCAGTAAATTATCCGTTGGCATACGAGCTGACGGCTCCGGAACCGACATCGCTGAGGGACGCTTTGCTATTCAAATAGGCAGCCAGTGGTATGTGTCCGCAATTTCAGCAACTAGCAATTCAAACCTAGGCCCCCCAAGTAGCTCCAACCTCCCGGAAGAGTTCACGACACTTGAAACAGCCGCCCTCTTCGACTTCAGCGACGGCAACAATTGGCACGAACTAACAGTGGCTCTGGGCTCAGAAGGAGAAATTTCAATCGCAGGAAGTGCTACCGGAGGCACGCTTTCAGGTGACGTGACTGCTTTTGGTATATACGCAAAGAACGGCGCGAATGGCGACCACTTTCGCATCGACAACTACACTGTCGTCGTCCCAGAGCCTTCAACCATTATCCTACCTGCACTGGTGGGGATTGGCCTGATGCTTCGCCGCCGACACAACTAA